ttgtattatactatatgcgCTATTCTCGGGCGCCtagaaacacaattttttttttctgttttggtTTTCACCGTACTTACCTAAAACGGAATCAACGCGCTCACGGTTGCGTGTACCTACTTATGTgctctgtgtgtgtgtgtgtgtgtgtgtgtgtgcgtgtgttagTGTGTGTGTCCAAAGAGGTGACATTACATTTTTGGGAATGACCTTATAATAATCATGGTTTTTATAcgtgttaggtacctatacataattatagttACATGGGACTAATTCAATTTAGTTTCCAAAACGTGTTTTGTACAATGTCCCACACCTTATTACGAAATAAACTTTATTCAAATTGAAGGTCATTCTACAAAAGTATAAAGTGTAACCTTTTATACTTTGgacagtataatatgataaaaaatatattcgttgTACCTATTCAAAGTATTCACGTTCACCGATAATATCACACCGAGCTGATCTGAAAAACGGTTCGTCATTAttcatctaaaatttaaaaaaaaaaaaaaactatattcataaaatattgtattcatctAATTTACCCTGGCTGTATTCTTTCCCGGATAATAAATCTGGTCTCTCGGGAGaatgacgataatataatattaacaaaacagAAAGAGAAAACTCGGCGCTTGGTTGAGATGGTGGTAGTGTAGTGAGGGACACTGAGAGAAAATTAAAAGACGGGCAGCGATTACGGGTGAGCCGAGCAAAATTAATGAATGGATTTATCGTCAGCAGTTGATCGTGTCTACTTAGGATAGAGCCGAATGATTAATTGAGGTCAAGTGTTTGGTAAATACGGCCAATGGAGCGCTGGGagaaatgtaggtacctattgcaaAGACAACACGCTGCGCCGCATAATGACATAAAATACCTAACCTCTAACCGATAATATGGAGCCaatgatatataaattaaaactgttcTCTCGTCGGatgttgaattattaatattatgtcacgATATACACATCGTATtattctgtatataatattatagttgggtTGACTGTGTTCAGACGGATGCAGCAGGCTGTGATTgcaggtttataataatatcatacattgtacacatcaataataatattatgtaatgtgaaTATACGTCTAACACTGATTTAAATGTTCGCGATAAAAGCATGTTTATACTCATCCCAGCTTAAGATAAGATAGATAGGAGATAACATTGTTTTTTCTTTATACTTTTGGTTTTACGTTTTATAGTACCGTCTTAGTTCCCACGAAAATTCTATTGTCCAAAAGGGGAGTCATTGCAAacacaacaatttataatataatagaaattcgTAAATTCTCAAAAAATTCGACACTTTGTATGAAAATACTTTTGTCATAAGTATTGAATGTTGCATTATGTTATTGAATTCTCGATTTTCTTCCACATAGGTAGTCACATTGAACAATCACTTAAGCAGCTCAACAAGACAATGGGTATGGAGCAAGTTAGGTCCTTCGAAAACACTAGAAGCAACTGCAAATAACCATTCAACTAAAAATTAAGTGTAATACATGAAACGATTAGTATATCATCTGTAGACAATActatttcattgaaattttataattacttacaGTTTTagtgtacaatatttatttttttcaattgactCTTATTTGAATTGCTCTTATATCGGTTGAGgttgactatattattttctttcaccccccccccccccccacagtatacctactataaatggTATGTACTTAGCGACGGGTCCTCGTGGATCACGTCATCGCCTGTAAAATCTGTGACTAATAACAATACAGTAGTTGCATTTATATGGAGGAAACATTGTTGTTGGTTTATCTGAATAAAGATTATGATGATATAAACAAAAACCGGAACAGTTGAATGAACCgcgtgttataaataaatattttatgccgAACcagataagttttaaaaataatattatgaaaactatCAGAGaagtaaatcatattataccgaATGATTAAAatcgtaattcataatattattattattattattattattattattattattatactatagcgGAATAATACATTCTTAAGCGCGAGATATTtttaacactattataataatctttaagctttcataaatgattattattatataaacttgaataatataatggatCCGTTGGAAACGAAATGAACGCGCACAATAACGACGTCTCGAACACTGCACTCTTTCGAAATGATTATAATGAACACTTTAAACGTTTTCCAGTTACGCGATTATCggtatagtttatacatttttcttcacGGTATTTTTCACAAGCACAAactcaaataattgttttatttgctTAACCGTCGACGTTtatgtttaatgaaaaaaaaaaaaacaatacaaatttaattataggaatattttttattttcaattatataatatataatatattattattattacgctatTGATTTTGCAcaccaattaaaaatgtaatacatttctttaattagaatataataattattatttccatacaGAACGCGTCCATGACCGATATACGCGCGTTTTAATTGAATCCGTTTCACGCATTCGTAAACACATTTCCGAGGGCAAAGAACAActcggggttttttttttttttgatataactaAACACATTAAAACTCGGCtttcggtatataatattattatgtacgacaTAGGTAGGCacacaacaatattaaacatacGAAACAAACGCATTTCCAATACACGAGCCGCTGaatacgttattacttattattttaatttctcgtatttataataataataataataataataataataataataatatgttacaagaGGCGCACAATACAACTGCGTTAATTCTATTAAATCCAATAGCGGCAGCGCTTAAAAATTCACAAATTTCATACCGCactaatgtaattaaaatcaaattttcctCCGTGTAATTTAACTCCAAACCATTGAAACGCGAACACCATTGGACTTttacattttgttgtttttttttttatttttgttttttaacgcTCTCTAATTAAATTCCCTGTTGCACTATATGATTATTTGCGTAATACGGTGTATGcagttagataataataataatatttcataacttTGTTTTGTAGTTCTCGAGGTCTTTATTAGGTACAGTGTAAAATACTGGGTGGTTATCGTGACTTCAGTAATCACACTCGTTTTCTcgaaaagataaatatttttgataatattttttttttacacagcaGTCTTcacaaaacaacatttatggaaaacatatttttgactATGTTTgtcattatcaattttaaaggtttatttttttttgaacataggttccttttttaatttaattttccgaAACAGAATACAttcttgaaaatttcaaatcaaatttaaactaaaataatttttacttaaaactctttaaatatttgatgagGTAGAGTAGTTGACTAATATTTTGCAGGGTAACCTATGCCTATAACACTCCATTCTTCTGATCAACAATACTTTAAGTACTAAGAATTAATAACTAactaatttaattgttataatcactccaaaatattcaataaaacaaaaatattcaaagataTTTGAAGATTCTAGAACTTTTTAGATAATGTGAATTACCTGTTAAAATAATCACCATGCTTGGACTCTATATATTGCCAAATATTGCTTAGTCTGTAAAGATTATATTACAACctggtattattaaatatacttttttttaatagcatagGTACACCTGACGAAATTAATGGCAAGTTGTAGCTTGTATAATAATCGTAAACAATTTAGAATCACTCTAATCGTATAGGTACAAATGTTAGGTTAGTATGTAATGAATAGGTCCATGTTCGTGTCACGTTTATAGCATGGAACTTCAAACAATGATGTActaattttgtacattttaaacttaattgttatcccaatttttagttaatattatcttggtttttagtatattatccggaataaaatttaaaagtaattaatatagccactattgtttgtaattatattttgagtcAAGGGATGATGTCACCAATCACCATTGACTGTATGAAATTATGTagtttttgattaatattaaacaagattatatagttattaattgctctattataagttttgaaacataaaatagttataaaatacatGTTGAATTTTTCTCATTGACTATAATAAATGGACATATCCGGTTTGGCCGTTTCTACTACTCTCATTactatgataattattgatGCATGCCTTATTCGTAAGCATTGTAATCATTGAATACGACTATTCTATATTTACTATTCAATAGAATAAATGATTTAGTTTAGTCCGTATggtaagagaaaaaaaataatttcatgacAAATGGACATGACCGCTTTTTGCTGTtggaaattgtatataataatacacgtacCTATCTACCTGCCTGCCTACAGTATacgcataataaaattataaaacgtttacaataataatattgacataatTACAGTTCTGCGAAATGGGAAGGAAAATGTTTTCAAGTTTAGGAAACAGAAcacaattattttgtgtttgctCAACTCGTGCATAGTTTTTTGGCTGACGGCACACGTCTAGCCGAGTATTGAAAATTCCATCCGGACACGGGGCTCTTACTCGTTTTATGCGGTTTCCGAATTCCGACCTCGCTCAAGTGTCGTGCTCACCTTTCACCACGAAACGGTATGTAAGTTTCTTTGGGTTATGTCGAGATATCGTTTCACCACTCGGACGAGGAATACGAAACGAGtataaacgataatataaaacaaaaaccctaaaaaaacaaaaatgccaactaattaaaattatatataacaaaaaaaaaaaattaatccaacCAAGTACGCTGCGGGTTCTCGTGGCTACGACTTCACGGGAAATCGTCTGGATCGACAGCAGACGATATACACGCGACGAGAGGTTCATTATCTCCGAAAAAACGACGTATGGTATGACTAAGCCGGACTATAAAAGTTATACGATAAACCGAgtccaaaaaaaagtttttatttttttttattattatcatcgtcactTTTGGGTGTTGTTTTCCGGTTCGATACAAATTCGTTTCATTTCCGACGACGTGTTGCCGGACGTTGTCATAGCAACGACGATACTGAGACATTGATGAGCACGATAATTACACTGATAAGATGGGTCCTTATTGATTTCTCTCAGACCTGTCAATTTGGCCTAGTTATAGAATATTTCCATTTGTTTCGTATtgatcaaatattcaaatgtaaGATGTGTATTTGATAGTAGTTAAACAAATAATGTTGACATTTCATCAAACACTAAAAGGCGTTAAACGCATAAAAACGGATataacatatacaattatacaatataatattaacaacgtTTTAGAAAaactacaattaaaataaaacttaaaaaaacttaaaataattcataaaaaatatgaattaaatgtttttaaatgaaaattaatgaaaattcaacaagttttattatttaccattattatgacgtaatataatatattttcacctTTGTATTGAAATTGAGATTCAAACGAtttgaaattcattattttttattttctacatttaatttgtaataatatgtagtatattttattactctcACGTGGTTCtttcaaatagttgtattaaaCAAAAGATTGCTTATttctgattaaataaaaaaaccctaCACCACAACCGTTATAAAAACAATAGCTTCCACATCGCATTCACGTCATGAAGTGCacaataattgaatttattattaattaattacataactTCTATAAATTACTGAAGTTGCTGAACTAACTTTTAATcatgaaaacttttaaaaactaaaccTCCTGGTTAATAAAATCCAGAAAATATATTGATCATGTTGCATTGccataaatgtaggtacttgcggtagaaatataataataaaatataatatcagtgcatgcatttgtttataattaatattgtagttggtctatttttttttttaaaaccgtttatttaattatttttattagaatgcACTAAATTTGATTTATGTGCAACGTGACGTAGTCACTTAATAccgtttaatgttatttatagttcgtcccttattagttattagtacaaAGAGTTTATCATCGTTCATACATCTTGGCATATTCATAGGGCTGAATAAGCGCGAATAGACTTTTGAACAAAACTTtggaactataatatattatgcatacgaTGTttgttaattcaaatataattttagtatttattacacaCCACGTAGtcgtatgaataatatttaaaaacatttcattaatGTAACATGCTATAACggaacttgtattttttttaaaactcaaacatacaactatacaagatACAACACATTATTCtgcttgaaacttttttttcgaTAACGTGACAGTAAGAAATATTATGCTTTAGcgatactataactatattttcTACACAGTAAATGTTCCATATTCGTAAGACCtgcaaaattgtttataaattattattatttagatgatCTCTAAAATTCTTCTTGAAACAAAAGTGCTAATAAACGCAAATCTCAGACTCTCTATGACTACAGGGATaccagataatatttttatagggtCACTTGAGGTTTCAGGAAGTTTTTGGTGGCATTCAAAGAAAGTATACCTATTAACAAGTAAAGAAAATATCAAATCAACAtaaatgaaaacataatttaattcactacaaaaaaatttaaactaatttccTATCTGCGGGCCAGATATTATACTTCGTCTAAGTGCCGCCATTTGGTGACCCTCTGCCCCATAAACAGTATGACTATAAGTCGTATCTacctatattgaatatatacaaaacggtagtataatatgtaccgaTGAATTAACcttcaataaattttaaatttcgatCGTCCATCTTTGCGAACTAAAATCATTGTCCACGGAAAACCGCCAAATAATATGTCCACGTGAAATCGATTTTTTCTGTTTCGTCCAATATTTGGTACCTAGGATTACATTGTCGATATTACAACAAACTAACAAACGTGTACACACTGTTTATCGCGTAGaaattgcacataatatatattatgtttattttgtacttCGCGCCCGAAAACAAAAATCACGAAGCCACCACCTCGTATcggatttgaaaatattcatgattacggttttgataaaaaaaaacgtacgattCTTCTCAACTGTAGAACATAAAAATCCACTATTGGTGTGTTCGAGTGCTCGCGTAGAAGCAACGGCGGACGgtcgtatatatttaataatatgatgtatagcctatataggtacgcaatGCAGTGTTTATATGCGATTCAAGGCAAAAGCcgataaatataaacataaaatatatacctacctacgtttaCGACTTTTCATCACAACTCACGCGCATTTGTCGGGtgcccataatattatgtatacacgcCAACCCTCGTCTCGGGACGTTTCTATTAAATGAGAAGTAATCATTACGCACAGATATATTCGAATTTTGATTAGGACTTTGGCGGTGGCAGCGTATACGGGATACCGTatgcgcataataataataataataatagaaaatagcGGCAGCCATGATGGTAGTGACCAGTATTTTTGTCCATTATACGCCTCACTGCTGCGACTGAAAATTTTAATAAGGGAACAAACATGAATAAAGCAGAAATATTTGTTGAacatttcaagtacctattgttttccaaattataaataaaataagataatcaatttttttgtaaaatttctgttttttcatattttaaattctaagtgGAGTGATGAATCTATAGATTATACAATGATgtggttatttttttgttagtatgATTGTACGCGACaagtcgaaaaaattatcgattttcaattttaagtgTTGCTTGTGGtagaaaattgaatattgtCGGTTCAAGATTGAAGATCTCAAGCGTTTATCGTAAGcatcgagaaaaacaaaaaagaaattaagtAAAGATGGGCATCTcttatgtaaaaccatttttttatcaaatcgattttgtttttttgtaataactcaaaaataaataaacgtagaTGTAGGTAGTTACTCTTTTTGCAAAATCTTTATAATTTGACCATTTTTTGTAcaacattaaattttcaaaatattataactctttttgatttgtttatagatacttgaattttgtttttttctagaaaatatttaagtttgtcaaaaagtttgaaaatataatgcaaGGGGTTTTTGAATTGTTGTTAAATGGTTAGTATAATCGTTCTTaaacaaatagtttattttaattaatattcacagccgttcatttttttttaactcatcaCAAATATATTACCTGACTAGGTTAAAGACTAAGCTAAAGCCAAAGTCCTGAAAAAAATACTGTGTTGATGTTACGCCTCAAATGATAATTTTTGAACCAACAATACGATAAAAATTGATTCGTTCATATTAGGCGCATAAACATCCCCATTCCCCTGGTGTGATGAGGCCCCAATTAActtgacaatattttaaaagaccaaattacacaatgttttaaatataaaaaattaaaaaacattcaaaatcaTACAAAATGTAGAATTTATTCATACATATGGCAAATTGGCAATTAGTATTGAGAAAAAACTATGTACATAACAAAATTAACACTTGGACAGTGCTGCCATAATAATGTGTTATCaagatttatacttttttaatatgGCCCTTGGATCATTTATATTGATCATCCGATATATTTGATCAATCGGATGAGTGTTCTATGTGCGTTCGCTTATGTTTCGTCAAATTGCCACTTTTAATAAACAACTTTTCGCATACATCGCAAGCGTACGGTTTTTCACCAGTGTGTATGCGTCGATGTCTCGTCAAATGGCTACTTTCAGAGAATGATTTGTCACATACATCGCACGCGTATGGTTTTTCTCCAGTGTGCATTCGCTTGTGTCTTATCAAACTGCCACTGGTAGAGAACGACTTGTCACATATATCGCATGCGTACGGTTTTTCCGCAGTGTGTATGCGTTGATAAACCGTCAAATCACTACTTTGGCGGAACAACTTTTCACATACATCGCAAGCGTATGTTATATCGCCAGTGTGTGTGCGTCGATGTTTGGTCAAATCACTGCTTACAGAGAATGACTTGTCACATACATCGCAAGCGTATGGTTTTTCTCCAGTGTGCATTTGCTTGTGTCTTGTCAAACTGCCACTGGTAGAGAACGACTTGTCGCATACACCGCATGTGTAcggtttttcgccagtgtgcATTCGCTTGTGTGCCATTAAACTGCTATTTACAGAGAATGACTTGTCACATATATTGCATGCGAACGGTTTTTCACCAGTGTGCGCGCGTCTATGTCTCGTCAAATTGGTACTTTTGCTAAACAACTTGTCACAGACATCGCAAGATTTCTTCTCCATTTGTCCACCGATGTGTGAGCAGTCTGCTtctattagttaataatttatttaaatgtaattctaTTTCATACAATTATTGGGTTATTATGCTGTTTATAATCGAAtagaatttattgttttcactATATTTTTAAGCCAGTACTTGTTGTATTaatctttaaagtttaaatagagtataggtactatgctcaaaaatattataacacaaccaattttataaaatcattgatttatttcaaattaataaaattgtacacaGTATTTGGTATATAATACTCTTAGATCATAgtcttttaattattacttgagAATCAGTTTTGTAATACAACTACCTGCCAGTAATCCGTTGACAGTGCAGCCTCGGTGACCAGgaagaaatttttttctatgtacgaatataatagttttgtaagtatacaattatagatctataagatttatttaaactaatagcTCCTTCTTCTTACTCCTTCTCGTAGTAAGTATATTAGTAGTTCAGAATATTGGAAATGGTATTTTGTGCCAATTTTAGTACTTGTAACAAACTAGCGCCACCAAAagctacatttataaataatacaacacgTAAAAACATTGATTTTGGTAATCTGCACcacaaattcaatttaaattattgtaattatcttgataaattaactaaattaacaGCATTCAtactcataattattacataacaaGTGAGTTAATCACATGCACCAATcacaatgaattataatttttaatattcctgatttttacatattttgttattaattattattaagtaagtatTAGTAAGATAAGATACATACAATTAGCTTacatctttatctttatttatgtacaatttaatatttatcatgaaatatttttattaaaattaaattgattaatgaATAAACTACATACGAATAATCaactattatcaattatttaaatttggcgaaaattaaaaatgttatacgtaCAAGATTACGCAGATAACataatggcataataatatattacttttataaaaattttttgtaatgCAAATTGCACAGATGCCctccttaatattattaaactgaatCAAATCTCTTTTCTAATTTctgttgtataataaatacaatatatttcataaaaaccaACGCCGCCACAGCGAACGGAGTGAATCTCCAtcattattatgcatattaggCGCGTATACCTACAACACATTTACCATGAATAATAAATCGAAAACGTGTCGGTAATTTTCCAATAGACATATTATCTGCAAAATG
This genomic window from Metopolophium dirhodum isolate CAU chromosome 1, ASM1992520v1, whole genome shotgun sequence contains:
- the LOC132936031 gene encoding endothelial zinc finger protein induced by tumor necrosis factor alpha-like, which encodes MEKKSCDVCDKLFSKSTNLTRHRRAHTGEKPFACNICDKSFSVNSSLMAHKRMHTGEKPYTCGVCDKSFSTSGSLTRHKQMHTGEKPYACDVCDKSFSVSSDLTKHRRTHTGEKPYACDICDKSFSTSGSLIRHKRMHTGEKPYACDVCDKSFSESSHLTRHRRIHTGEKPYACDVCEKLFIKSGNLTKHKRTHIEHSSD